In a single window of the Anabas testudineus chromosome 17, fAnaTes1.2, whole genome shotgun sequence genome:
- the LOC113171877 gene encoding uncharacterized protein LOC113171877, protein MEISVTVGGSVYLNFGSGTKLYVTGEQVLKPVVSVYPAASRDHLEGKSSLLCVVSDMFPPLVQFSWKIQKKKKEDDSWDESSPAEGEQLELRESGRSASILLLHQPQNSTYKYRCEVKHEGGTVEAQTQQGDEGLVTVFSRDSASCGDAVKESRAAEHCHLSLLLQTCDSFCVSELPAPAASCPPEREPADLAALQQADLVPLDPLQSQYQVKLLCLLYTVLIVKSLVYCCGLSLLRILTDNGASSNYSHDD, encoded by the exons ATGGAAA tctctgtcactgtgggaGGATCTGTCTACTTGAACTTTGGATCTGGAACTAAACTGTAtgtaacag GTGAGCAGGTGCTGAAGCCCGTGGTGAGCGTGTacccagcagcatccagagaCCACCTGGAGGGGAAGagctccctgctgtgtgtggtctcagacatgtttcctcctctggtcCAGTTCTCCTGGAAaatccagaagaagaagaaggaggacgACTCATGGGACGAGTCGAGCCCTGCTGAGGGAGAACAGCTGGAGCTCCGAGAGTCGGGACGCAGCGCCTCCATCTTGCTGCTCCATCagccacagaacagcacatATAAATACCGCTGTGAGGTGAAGCATGAAGGGGGGACAGTGGAGGCCCAAACACAACAAGGTGATGAAGGTTTGGTGACTGTGTTCAGCAGGGATTCAGCTTCATGTGGAGACGCTGtcaaagagagcagagcagcagagcactgcCATTTGTCCCTGCTACTCCAAACATgtgactccttttgtgtttcagagcttccagctccagcagcctcctgtcctccagagagagagccagcagacctggcagctctgcagcaaGCTGACT tggttcCCCTGGATCCTCTCCAGTCTCAGtaccaggtgaagctgctctgtctgctctacaCAGTGCTGATAGTGAAGAGTCTGGTGTACTGCTGTGGACTCTCTCTGCTGAGGATCCTCACAGACAACGGAGCATCCAGCAACTACTCACATGatgactga